The DNA region GAGACGAGGCCCACGCGGTCGAGGAGTTCGAGCGAGCGCTTGTCGGCCTCGGCCTTCTTGCGGCCACGTACCTTGATCTGACCGAGCGAGACGTTCTGCAGGACCGTCTTGTGCGCGAAGAGGTTGAACGCCTGGAAGACCATCCCGACCTCGGCGCGGAGCATGGCCAGGTCCTTGCCCTCTTCGGGCAGCAGCTTCCCGTCGAGCTTGATCTCCCCGGAACGGATCGTCTCCAGCCTGTTGATGGCCCTGCACAGAGTCGACTTCCCCGACCCCGAAGGGCCGATGACCACGACCACCTCCCCCTTGCCGACGGTGAGGTTGATGTCCTGGAGGACATGCAGCTCCCCGAAGTACTTGTTGACGTCACGCAGCTCGATCAACGGATCGACGGCCATCCTCAGCCCTACCCACTCTCAGCTGTGTCGCGATTCCCGCAAGCTATCCACACAAGAGTGGAGTTAATACCCGACACGCACTTTTCGGGCATTAGCCGTATTTAAGGCGGCAGCTCGGGCCTGAACCCTACGCTTCCGCGACCTCGGCGTACAGCTGCGAGAGTTCGGGGGCGCCGCTGGCCGCCCACTCGTGGCCGACGGCGACCACGTCGAACTCACGGCCGGAGGCCAGTCGTACGACCGGCTGGCCGCCCGGCCAGATCTCCCAGACGGCGCCGGGGACCGTGCGCACGATGACCGTGCCGAGATAGAGGCCGGCGTCGTTGCCCAGCCAGGGCAGGCTCTCCTCGTCGTCGCGCCAGCGCGGCACCAACTGGTCCAGCGCCTCCAA from Streptomyces sp. NBC_00258 includes:
- a CDS encoding DUF6278 family protein, with the translated sequence MNIPFLGNWRKKRGPAGGVAVFSDSESDREGVAELLSECELLRSQAHQAGVELDDSAASLEALDQLVPRWRDDEESLPWLGNDAGLYLGTVIVRTVPGAVWEIWPGGQPVVRLASGREFDVVAVGHEWAASGAPELSQLYAEVAEA
- a CDS encoding amino acid ABC transporter ATP-binding protein; translation: MAVDPLIELRDVNKYFGELHVLQDINLTVGKGEVVVVIGPSGSGKSTLCRAINRLETIRSGEIKLDGKLLPEEGKDLAMLRAEVGMVFQAFNLFAHKTVLQNVSLGQIKVRGRKKAEADKRSLELLDRVGLVSQAPKYPAQLSGGQQQRVAIARALAMDPKALLFDEPTSALDPEMINEVLEVMQQLASEGMTMVVVTHEMGFARSAANRVVFMSDGRIVEDRTPEEFFTNPRSDRAKDFLSKILKH